From one Salinibacterium hongtaonis genomic stretch:
- the ppa gene encoding inorganic diphosphatase yields MAAYDAVIEIPKGSRNKYEVDHKTGRVYLDRVLYTTFVYPTDYGYFENTLGLDGDPVDVLVLLDYPLFPGVGVSVRPVAVFNMTDDGGSDAKVIAVPAKDPRWAHIQDLNDIPEYTRKEIEHFFEHYKDLEPGKWVKTEGWGDAAEAEQIIVDGIAKLAAEGH; encoded by the coding sequence ATGGCCGCCTACGACGCCGTAATCGAGATTCCCAAGGGGAGCCGCAACAAGTACGAGGTGGACCACAAGACTGGTCGCGTCTACCTCGACCGCGTGCTCTACACAACCTTCGTCTACCCCACCGACTACGGGTACTTCGAGAACACACTCGGCCTCGACGGTGACCCCGTCGACGTGCTCGTGCTGCTCGACTACCCGCTCTTCCCCGGAGTGGGCGTTTCGGTTCGCCCCGTCGCCGTCTTCAACATGACGGATGACGGCGGCAGCGATGCCAAGGTGATCGCCGTTCCCGCGAAGGACCCGCGCTGGGCCCACATCCAGGACCTGAACGACATCCCCGAGTACACCCGCAAGGAGATCGAGCACTTCTTCGAGCACTACAAGGACCTCGAGCCCGGCAAGTGGGTCAAGACCGAGGGCTGGGGCGACGCCGCAGAGGCCGAGCAGATCATCGTCGACGGCATCGCCAAGCTGGCGGCCGAAGGCCACTAA
- a CDS encoding Abi family protein, which yields MMDALERVEVAVRTALTDHMSTTYEDPHWYVKPSHFQHPGKHAGLLNIVRTTSDSRLLSAPELVGPSLETEDEMLSVGDRAVTHRSALEHYLLTYGTPELPPSWLMVEALTIGQLNSAINNLRQRSDRTAVATRLGLNEPVLASWLRTYVRVRNICAHHGRLWNVGIGVPGYPQLQWDLMAEE from the coding sequence GTGATGGACGCGTTAGAGCGTGTCGAGGTCGCCGTTCGCACAGCATTGACCGACCATATGTCGACCACTTACGAGGACCCACACTGGTATGTCAAGCCCTCTCACTTCCAGCACCCCGGCAAGCACGCAGGCCTGCTGAACATCGTTCGGACGACGTCTGACAGCAGACTCCTCAGCGCACCTGAACTCGTTGGGCCGTCACTTGAGACCGAGGATGAAATGCTTAGCGTAGGCGATCGTGCGGTCACTCACCGGTCCGCCCTCGAACACTATTTGCTGACGTACGGTACGCCCGAGCTGCCGCCCTCCTGGCTCATGGTGGAGGCCCTCACCATCGGCCAGCTCAACAGCGCGATCAACAACCTGCGGCAGCGCTCCGACAGGACCGCGGTGGCTACGCGCCTCGGCCTAAATGAGCCAGTTCTCGCATCCTGGTTGCGAACCTATGTGCGGGTGCGGAACATCTGCGCGCACCATGGTCGCCTGTGGAACGTTGGAATCGGCGTACCCGGCTATCCCCAACTCCAGTGGGATCTCATGGCTGAAGAGTGA
- a CDS encoding M23 family metallopeptidase gives MTSRSAKRSRAMAAAILAVGLVLSGSLAAAPAWAAEYPSWDEVLNARDNESATSAEVGRIEGVIAQLAADVEATEAVAIEKGDAYFVAQQNFDVAAYKAEQLQAQADAAQVTADASMRQAGQLAARTQRVRSSDLTATLLFSGAGTEDLLSQLGMASKVSQQSTGVFAKAQQDHNTAQALTDQAVVAKGALQELAQVAEDAMVVAQAAADAASTALTEQTDNIARLQAQLATLKENRIATEAEYVAGIKAMWGEGASLGAGEISASGWARPSGGYISSSYGPRVPPKSGASSMHGGVDLAPGCGAPIFAAAGGKVDYAGWNGGYGYYVSVDHGDGTSTAYGHIESGGIAVRPGQGVGPGQLIAKVGTTGTSTGCHLHFEVRRGGTTTDPVSFLRNQGVKI, from the coding sequence ATGACGTCGAGAAGCGCTAAGCGAAGCCGTGCGATGGCCGCAGCGATTCTGGCGGTCGGCTTGGTGCTGAGCGGTTCGCTCGCTGCCGCACCAGCCTGGGCAGCCGAGTACCCGAGCTGGGATGAGGTTCTCAACGCTCGCGACAATGAGTCGGCCACATCGGCGGAGGTCGGTCGCATCGAGGGTGTGATCGCGCAGCTTGCCGCCGATGTTGAGGCTACCGAGGCCGTTGCCATCGAAAAGGGTGACGCATACTTTGTCGCCCAGCAGAACTTTGACGTCGCCGCCTACAAGGCCGAGCAGTTGCAGGCCCAGGCGGATGCCGCCCAGGTGACCGCGGATGCATCCATGCGGCAGGCGGGCCAGCTCGCGGCGCGCACCCAGCGCGTGCGGTCATCCGATTTGACGGCCACGCTCTTGTTCAGCGGCGCTGGGACCGAGGATCTGCTCTCGCAACTGGGCATGGCGAGCAAGGTGAGCCAGCAGTCGACGGGTGTTTTTGCCAAGGCTCAGCAAGATCACAACACGGCTCAGGCGCTGACTGATCAGGCGGTCGTCGCCAAGGGCGCGCTGCAGGAGTTGGCCCAGGTCGCCGAAGACGCGATGGTCGTGGCGCAGGCGGCGGCGGATGCTGCGTCAACGGCGCTCACGGAGCAGACCGACAACATTGCCAGGCTGCAGGCTCAACTCGCGACGCTCAAGGAGAACCGCATCGCCACCGAGGCTGAGTACGTGGCGGGTATCAAGGCCATGTGGGGCGAGGGGGCGAGCCTCGGTGCGGGCGAGATTTCGGCGTCGGGGTGGGCTCGGCCATCCGGCGGGTACATTTCGAGCAGCTACGGGCCGAGGGTTCCGCCTAAGTCGGGGGCGAGCAGCATGCACGGCGGTGTGGATCTTGCTCCGGGCTGCGGGGCACCGATCTTTGCTGCGGCGGGCGGAAAGGTCGACTATGCCGGTTGGAACGGCGGCTACGGCTACTACGTTTCGGTAGATCACGGCGACGGAACCTCCACCGCTTACGGCCACATCGAATCCGGGGGCATCGCTGTTCGTCCCGGTCAGGGTGTTGGGCCCGGCCAGTTGATCGCCAAGGTTGGCACAACAGGAACCTCGACCGGATGCCACCTGCACTTCGAGGTGCGCAGGGGCGGCACGACGACGGATCCCGTGAGCTTTTTGCGCAATCAGGGCGTGAAAATCTGA
- a CDS encoding tyrosine-type recombinase/integrase — MRREIRDRRDTLGYPELSTHSFRKTVATILDNEGLSATEIADYLGHENPSMTQDVYMNTIKGSKRASEVMEQRLEGLI, encoded by the coding sequence CTGAGACGCGAGATTCGCGACCGGCGCGACACGCTCGGCTATCCCGAGCTCTCAACGCATTCGTTCCGCAAGACCGTTGCGACGATCCTCGACAATGAGGGGCTGTCGGCCACGGAAATTGCCGACTACCTCGGGCATGAGAACCCCTCTATGACCCAGGACGTCTACATGAACACCATCAAGGGATCGAAGCGGGCTTCAGAAGTGATGGAGCAGCGACTCGAGGGCCTGATTTGA
- a CDS encoding M23 family metallopeptidase has translation MKHHNRGDRRGRKGFVATLAILGVLLTAGLASQSPAEPAYAANYPSWQDVLNARSSESAKSAEIKRLQGLIAQLESTVVAAEAEAMAKGDEFIAAQQAYDEAAFKLGTLREQVAVATAAAEESLLKAGQLAARLQRSGTNDLTATLLFTESDDLLSQLGRATKVNEQSSGVFNKAKQDENAAQALSETAAVQEAALAELATIAEQAMIEAQKASDAATAALAEQAANQTRLQAQLVSLQENRLATEAEFQVGDRIRVEAARAAAAAAAAAAAEAAKNNGGSGNAGGGAPSSSGWVRPSGGGISSHYGWRVPPTSGASTLHGGVDLAPGCNSPIYAASSGTVVFAGLSGGYGNYIKINHPDGSQTAYAHIVNGGILVHNGQQVSAGQQIARVGTTGTSTGCHLHFEVRVGGATQDPVPFLRARGVAI, from the coding sequence ATGAAGCACCACAACAGGGGTGATCGTCGTGGCCGCAAAGGCTTCGTCGCGACCCTGGCGATTCTTGGGGTGCTTCTCACGGCTGGTCTTGCATCCCAGTCGCCGGCAGAGCCCGCATATGCGGCCAACTATCCCAGCTGGCAAGACGTGCTCAATGCCCGCTCGAGCGAGTCGGCCAAGAGTGCCGAGATCAAGCGCCTCCAGGGCCTGATCGCACAGCTGGAATCCACGGTTGTTGCCGCAGAGGCAGAAGCCATGGCCAAGGGTGACGAGTTCATTGCCGCCCAGCAGGCCTACGATGAGGCTGCTTTCAAGCTCGGCACACTTCGTGAGCAGGTCGCTGTGGCCACCGCGGCGGCCGAGGAGTCGCTTCTCAAGGCCGGCCAGCTGGCCGCCCGCCTGCAGCGCTCGGGAACCAACGATCTCACGGCCACGCTGCTGTTCACAGAGTCGGATGATCTGCTCAGCCAGCTGGGCAGGGCAACCAAGGTCAATGAGCAATCCAGTGGTGTCTTCAACAAGGCCAAGCAAGACGAGAATGCAGCGCAGGCGCTGAGCGAAACTGCTGCCGTGCAAGAAGCCGCCCTCGCTGAGCTTGCGACTATTGCCGAGCAGGCCATGATTGAGGCGCAGAAGGCCTCGGATGCCGCCACGGCAGCGCTCGCAGAGCAGGCCGCCAACCAGACCCGGCTCCAGGCGCAGCTCGTGAGCCTCCAGGAGAACCGCCTCGCGACCGAGGCTGAGTTCCAAGTGGGCGATCGTATCCGCGTCGAGGCTGCCCGTGCGGCGGCTGCGGCTGCGGCTGCGGCCGCGGCTGAGGCGGCCAAGAACAACGGCGGCAGCGGAAACGCTGGCGGCGGAGCCCCCAGCTCCAGTGGATGGGTTCGCCCCTCCGGCGGAGGCATCTCGAGCCACTACGGCTGGCGCGTGCCACCGACCAGCGGTGCGAGCACGCTGCACGGCGGAGTGGACCTCGCCCCCGGTTGCAACTCGCCGATCTACGCAGCATCATCGGGAACGGTCGTTTTCGCCGGTCTCAGCGGCGGCTACGGCAACTACATCAAGATCAACCACCCCGATGGTTCGCAGACGGCCTATGCCCACATTGTCAACGGCGGCATCCTTGTGCACAACGGCCAGCAGGTTTCGGCTGGCCAGCAGATCGCCCGCGTCGGCACCACAGGAACGTCGACCGGATGCCACCTGCACTTCGAGGTGCGCGTCGGCGGTGCCACGCAAGACCCCGTTCCGTTCTTGCGGGCCCGCGGCGTGGCTATCTAG